Proteins encoded in a region of the Perognathus longimembris pacificus isolate PPM17 chromosome 11, ASM2315922v1, whole genome shotgun sequence genome:
- the Tnni1 gene encoding troponin I, slow skeletal muscle, which translates to MPEVERKSKITASRKLMLKSLMLAKAKECWEQEHEEREAEKERYLAERIPTLQTRGLSLSALQDLCRELHAKVEVVDEERYDIEAKCLHNTREIKDLKLKVLDLRGKFKRPALRRVRVSADAMLRALLGSKHKVSMDLRANLKSVKKEDTEKERPVEVGDWRKNVEAMSGMEGRKKMFDAAKSPTSQ; encoded by the exons ATGCCGGAAGT TGAG AGGAAATCCAAGATCACTGCCTCACGAAAACTCATGCTGAAG AGCCTGATGCTGGCCAAGGCCAAGGAGTGCTGGGAGCAGGAGCACGAGGAGCGCGAGGCCGAGAAGGAGCGCTACCTGGCGGAGCGCATCCCCACGCTGCAGACCCGCGGCCTGTCGCTGAGCGCCCTGCAG GACCTGTGCCGGGAGCTGCATGCGAAGGTGGAGGTGGTGGACGAGGAGCGTTACGACATTGAGGCTAAATGCCTTCACAACACCAGGGAG ATTAAGGATCTGAAACTGAAGGTCCTGGACCTCCGTGGGAAGTTCAAACGCCCGGCCCTGCGCCGGGTTCGCGTCTCGGCAGACGCCATGCTCAGGGCCCTTCTGGGCTCCAAGCACAAGGTGTCCATGGACCTGCGGGCCAACCTCAAGTCTGTGAAGAAGGAAGACACAGAGAAG GAGCGACCTGTGGAGGTGGGCGACTGGAGAAAGAATGTAGAGGCCATGTCTGGCATGGAGGGCCGGAAGAAGATGTTTGACGCTGCCAAGTCTCCTACCTCACAGTAG